ACTTTGTCCGCAGTGCTCCCGATGAGTATTCTGCTTATGCCGGTCAATCCAGTGGTTCCCATGACGATGAGGTCCACTTTCTCGCGTTCGGCCACCTTAAGGATCGTCTCGGTCGCTCTTCCATGTTCAATCAGTGTGGTCACCCTCACACCTTGCTCTTCTCCGAGTGTTGCGGCGATCTCAAGGCCGGCCTCGGCCATGAGAAGCGACTCTGGTTTTCCGATCCTGTCGTAGTACTCGGTCAATATGCCATGAACATCTACGGACTCATCCACTACGTGCTTGTCGGATCCCAATTGAGCAAGCACGTCGTACCCTCGCGCACCTACATCAACCAAAGTGGTGTTGACGCTGAGTGCGAGAACGTCTGCGCCCTTATCCCGCGCCATCTCTATGGCATGCCTGATCGCACGTATCGACGGCTCCGAGCCATCGGTCGCGACCATGATCTTCTTGATCTTCTCTATCTCAGTC
The window above is part of the Clostridiales bacterium genome. Proteins encoded here:
- a CDS encoding universal stress protein; amino-acid sequence: MMTEIEKIKKIMVATDGSEPSIRAIRHAIEMARDKGADVLALSVNTTLVDVGARGYDVLAQLGSDKHVVDESVDVHGILTEYYDRIGKPESLLMAEAGLEIAATLGEEQGVRVTTLIEHGRATETILKVAEREKVDLIVMGTTGLTGISRILIGSTADKVTRLSKCPVMVVH